The stretch of DNA CCTGGCTGTCGGTGCTGGGCTTCGCCTGCATGCTCTTCAACTACCTGGTCGTGAACATCTTCTTCCCCGGCCTGCACTCCTACGCGGGGGTCTGACGCATGGGTGTCACGCTCCGCTACACCGTCCTGCGGCTCGGCATCTTCGTGCTGTGCCTCGTCGTCGCCCGCGAGGCCGGCGCCGTCGGCTGGCTGGCGATCCTCATCGCCGCCGTCGTCTCCGTGCTCCTCTCGCTGGTCCTGCTGCGCCGGCAGCGCGAGCAGATGGCGGCGGCGCTGCAGCAGCGCATCGACGGGCGCATCGACGCCCGCCAGAACGGGACCGCGAAGAAGTCGCGCTTCGCCCGCGGCGTCGACGAGGACAACGCCGCCGAGGACCGCTGACCGCTCGGGACACTCCGTCCTGTCGGACCGGGAGGGCAGAGTGCGCGCATGCGCAGCCACGCCCTCGTCGGGTCCTCACCGCTCGCCACCGTCTGCCTGACCATCGTGCAGGACGGCCCCGCGGAGACCGTCTACCGCCTTGACGTGCAGCACATCGTCCCCG from Kineococcus endophyticus encodes:
- a CDS encoding DUF4229 domain-containing protein; amino-acid sequence: MGVTLRYTVLRLGIFVLCLVVAREAGAVGWLAILIAAVVSVLLSLVLLRRQREQMAAALQQRIDGRIDARQNGTAKKSRFARGVDEDNAAEDR